Proteins encoded by one window of Microplitis mediator isolate UGA2020A chromosome 1, iyMicMedi2.1, whole genome shotgun sequence:
- the LOC130676469 gene encoding lysocardiolipin acyltransferase 1-like has protein sequence MRGLVYGILYCALWYGSIAAGFLFIACPLLPILILSPPTFRKCGDLLFSCWELYPTALLEMIGVKVVISGDHILPNESAIMVMNHRTRVDWNFLWAAMYQACMPNIAAHKLKFILKDPIRHIPGPGWIMQMNGFLYITRRWEEDKGRLSRTLDYLIALKRRTQLLIFPEGTDLTASSKERSDRFAKKNGLPLYEYTLHPKTTGFSYLARHLQRAGYLDAVYDLTIGYPDYVPQSEIDLVSGKMPKEVHFYVTRIPSAQVPDDEEGLRHWLEERWRQKEAMLKKFNKNKSFCEDNEVWPMPQGIVLSAAFGFWTLLTGVSIVMIITSTFFQLWTLAHTLLFIGLSLFSSGFNQMEMGWYWRWKNIYLLSR, from the exons ATGCGTGGACTGGTGTACGGGATATTGTACTGTGCCCTTTGGTATGGCAGCATAGCAGCGGGTTTCCTGTTCATCGCGTGTCCTCTTCTGCCCATACTGATACTCAGTCCTCCGACCTTCAGAAAATGCGGGGACTTATTATTTTCCTGCTGGGAACTGTATCCTACA GCACTGCTGGAGATGATCGGAGTGAAAGTTGTAATATCTGGAGATCACATCCTACCGAATGAGTCGGCAATAATGGTGATGAATCATCGGACGAGAGTCGACTGGAACTTCTTGTGGGCAGCGATGTATCAAGCCTGCATGCCAAATATCGCTGCccataaattgaaatttattttgaaggATCCAATACGTCATATACCTGGTCCGG GTTGGATTATGCAGATGAATGGGTTCCTTTATATAACACGTAGGTGGGAAGAAGATAAAGGTCGTTTGTCACGGACACTAGACTACTTGATAGCATTAAAAAGACGTACGCAGCTATTGATATTCCCAGAAGGAACGGATTTAACAGCGAGTAGTAAAGAAAGATCTGATAgatttgctaaaaaaaatggGCTGCCGTTGTACGAGTACACTTTGCATCCAAAGACAACCGGTTTCAGTTATCTGGCGAGACATCTACAGCGTGCTGGATATCTTGATGCCGTCTACGATCTCACAATCGGTTATCCGGACTACGTGCCGCAGTCGGAAATAGATTTAGTCAGTGGTAAAATGCCAAAAGAAGTTCATTTTTACGTGACTAGAATTCCTTCTGCTCAAGTTCCGGATGATGAAGAAGGTCTCAGACACTGGCTGGAAGAACGCTGGCGGCAGAAAGAAGCGATGCTCAAGaagtttaacaaaaacaaGAGCTTCTGCGAAGACAACGAGGTCTGGCCGATGCCCCAGGGTATAGTTTTGAGCGCCGCTTTTGGGTTCTGGACACTTTTGACCGGAGTGTCCATTGTAATGATCATCACCTCGACTTTCTTTCAACTCTGGACTCTGGCGCACACTCTCTTGTTCATCGGGCTCTCGCTATTCAGCTCGGGGTTTAATCAGATGGAGATGGGGTGGTACTGGAgatggaaaaatatttacttactgtccagatga